The genomic region AATTAACGGAAATAAGGTGAGGATTTCGAAGCGTTTCTGGCATTATGTTGATGATCTTGGCCTGAATATAATAGATGAGGATGAATATGGTTTCTGGGTTAGACCATTAGATGTAATCGTATTATTGGCTTCTAAAGTTATTAGCCTTGGCGGAGAAATAATTGTTGATTCTATTATTGAACCCACATATAAAATTATGGATGATAGAATCATAATTATAGGTGCAAGTGTTAGATCGGTTGAGGACGAGGGTGGGCTAGATAAATTTTATATTTTAACTCGAGGAATAATAGATACTTCTCCATCAGCAATCATAGTGAATAACCTTATTGATAGATTAAAACTAGGAATACCTATTCAGGGTGCAGGACCACAGATACCGGGCTCAGATGATGTTATAGGTAAAACCACATGGATTTTTCCGGGAATATTAGTAGCGGGGCTTGCAGCAATATATACTAATGCAGGATACATACCATTTCCAGATATTGGCCCATTATTTGGAAGCGGCTATAGAGCTGTAGAATTATTTGTTAAGGGTTATCCTAAAAACCCAGAGGATTTCTATAGTTTCCCAAGCATTATATGATATTGATAAGTATTAGGGATAGTATACCTATTAGGAATTGCATAATATTCAATGTTATGACTACTCCTTTCTCAGTAGCTTTTCCCCTAATAAGTAATTGGATCTTGATCGCTAAATGGGTCACGCTATAGATTTTATTATATGGTGGTTCAAGTGTTCCATCATTCCTTACTTTCGCATAATTCTCTTTATATACCCCGTTTATTAATCCCCTTATGAAAAGAATTAGCTCTATAAAGTATAGAGTGAAAAGCATTAATCCATATTTTTCAAAGTTTCCGAGAATAACTAGGCTTGCATAATATGCTCCTAAACCATATGTAAAAGAATTGCCTGGAAACACTTTGGCCGGATACCAGTTATATGTAAGGAACGCAATTATTGCTACTAACATTATTAGTGACGCTTCAAAGCTTGGATGAACATTGTTAGTATATGTATATATGAATGTGAAAAACATTAATTGCAAACCCATTGATGCTTCTAATCCATTGTATCCGGCAATCATGTTGAAAGCGTTTGCTGCGCCTAAAACGCCTATAGGTACTAATATCAAGGGATAAGCTAATCCAAAATCTACTACTCCAATAAATGGTATATTCATAGTTGAATAACCAGCTTTGATCACCATCATGGGAATAGCTAGTGGAGCCATTAATACTATTCTATATATTGCCCTTAACCCCTTCTTCCACCCAAAAATATCATCTAAAAACCCTAGAAAACTTGCAAGAAATAATAGAAGGGATAAAGCCATTAATTCAACAATGT from Staphylothermus marinus F1 harbors:
- a CDS encoding flavoprotein involved in thiazole biosynthesis-like protein; this translates as MGAGYTGLYIASKLLENNHKVLVIESEPGLTHEKYYSGINGNKVRISKRFWHYVDDLGLNIIDEDEYGFWVRPLDVIVLLASKVISLGGEIIVDSIIEPTYKIMDDRIIIIGASVRSVEDEGGLDKFYILTRGIIDTSPSAIIVNNLIDRLKLGIPIQGAGPQIPGSDDVIGKTTWIFPGILVAGLAAIYTNAGYIPFPDIGPLFGSGYRAVELFVKGYPKNPEDFYSFPSII
- a CDS encoding MraY family glycosyltransferase, whose amino-acid sequence is MSVCFTEYTLFYALLSAIISFLITYTVLPLWIKRAREIGFTGRDMNKPYMIQVAEAGGVWVSISVAFGILFFIALEIYVGGLHKYIVELMALSLLLFLASFLGFLDDIFGWKKGLRAIYRIVLMAPLAIPMMVIKAGYSTMNIPFIGVVDFGLAYPLILVPIGVLGAANAFNMIAGYNGLEASMGLQLMFFTFIYTYTNNVHPSFEASLIMLVAIIAFLTYNWYPAKVFPGNSFTYGLGAYYASLVILGNFEKYGLMLFTLYFIELILFIRGLINGVYKENYAKVRNDGTLEPPYNKIYSVTHLAIKIQLLIRGKATEKGVVITLNIMQFLIGILSLILINII